DNA sequence from the Entomomonas asaccharolytica genome:
TTTTTTACTTTAAAGTTACTGTATGCTGCTGTACCATGTTTTGCACGATTACTTAAAGACTCATTAAAGAACCAAGTATAGTTAAGACCTACACCCATATATGGCTGGAACGCTTGAGCAGGATCAGCAGGATAATATACCACGCTTAAAGTTGGCGGCAAATGAGATACTTTACCTAATTTACCATTAGCAACATCATTTAATGCTGGATTACCCAATGCGGCTAAAGTTGTTCCTTTAATTCTAACATTATGGGTGAATGGTGTAGCACCTAATAACTCAACACCAATATGATCAGTAACCATATAAGCAAAGTTCAAGCCTAACTGAGTATCACTATCTAAGGTAGCTCTTCCACCAATATTATTACCAGCTAAGGGGCCATGTTTAATTTTAACATTACCACTGCTTTCATGTGGATCAACAGTTACAGCACCAGCACGGATAATAATATCACCAGCTTTGTGAGCCTGAACCATAGGAGCTGCTAAAGCAATAGCAAGCACGGTTGTAGCAAGAATAGACTTTTTCATAGGTACTCCAGTTTCTATAATTAAGTTAAGTATTAAGTTATCTCCTGAAAAAAATCATATATCAGGAATGAATTTCTAGCTTGTGGGAATGCTATTATAGTTTTATAAACAATGCATTTATTACAAAATGTTCGTTCATCTTTTAGACAGCTTAATAAATAAAAGCCCCTTTTCTGTTGACCGTAAGCAACAAATACATAAAATTTAAACTAATCTTTAATACAATGCTTGATACAACTTTTTACGATAACTTATTACTAATGGGTGATCATTTCCTAATAGATCAAATAGTTGGATTAGTGTTCTTCTGGGTAAATCATCTTGATAAGTTCTATTATGTTTAAATAATACAAACAATCTTTCCATTGCGAACTCATACTGTTGCTGTGCCAACTGTGCAATAGCTAATTGATAACATAGCTCATCACTATTTGGCTGTTCTTGTAATTTAAATTGTAACGCCTCAACGCTAGGTAAATCAGCTGCTTGTTTCAAAAAGGTTAATTGTGCTTTAGCCGCTACTAATTCATGTTTACAATCATCGTCAATAACAGCATTTAAAATTGTTTCCGCTTCAGATAATTCACCTCGCTCCGCTAAACATCGCGCATACAGAATTAAGGCAGGCATATTGGTATTATCTTGCTCTAATAACTCCTTTAATAAAGCCTCTGCCTCTACTTTATTATCTTGTTTATAAAATGCTTTAGCTTGTTCCAGTAAGTCACCCTCAGGAGTATTTGGCGCTTCAATATATTTTTCAAGCATTTTACGAATATTAGCCTCAGTCGTAGCTCCTGAAAAACCATCAATTGGTTGGCCATCTTTAAATAGTACGACTGTGGGAAGGCTACGCACACCAAACTGAGCGACAATTTGTTGTTGCTGATCACAATCAACTTTTGCCAATACTAACTGCCCATCGTAAGAAGTTACTATTTGCTCAAGTAATGGGGTTAATGTCTTACAGTGCTCGCACCAATTAGCCCAAAAATCAATAAGAACAGGCTTATTGAAAGAACCTTCAATAATAATTTGATCAAAGTTATCTAATGTAATATCTACAATATTTATTTGCTTATTCATACTCTTTATATCTCTAAATGCCCTATATTTAGGTTATAGGTTATTAATCATCAAGTTCTAAACTTGTTATAATATGTCGATAACTACTCATCCGTTTAGGATGAATTTTTCCTTCATCAATAGCCTTTAATAACGCACATCCTGGCTCTTGTTGATGTTTACAGTTACGAAACTTGCAATGCCCTAAATAGGGTTTAAACTCAATAAACCCCTGCTCAACTATCTCTTTATTAATATGGGTTAAAGCAAAATCTCTAATACCTGGTGAATCAATTAAATTCCCTCCCATAGGTAAATGGAATAATTTTGCTGTTGTGGTTGTATGTGCTCCCTTATTAGTTAACTCTGATAAAGCACCTACTCGCAACTCTGCCTCTGGTAGTAATGTATTAATCAATGATGACTTACCAACACCTGATTGTCCTACAAAAACACTCATATGGTTATTTAATGCTGTTTGTAATTGATGAATAGTTTCTGGCAAACATTTAGATACTTCCAAAATCTGATAATTTAAATTTCGATAAATATTCAACAGATCTTCCAACTCACTGCTATTCTGCTCATTTACCAAATCTAATTTATTAAAGAGCAATAAAGGCCTAATCCCTGCATGCTTAGCGGCAATCAAATAACGATCTAATAAGTTAGCATAGGGTGTGGGCAAAGGAGCAAAAACAATAACTAATAGATCCACATTAGCAGCAATAATTTTTAAGCGGCCAGAACTATCTGTCCGAGAAAGCTCAG
Encoded proteins:
- the trxA gene encoding thioredoxin; amino-acid sequence: MNKQINIVDITLDNFDQIIIEGSFNKPVLIDFWANWCEHCKTLTPLLEQIVTSYDGQLVLAKVDCDQQQQIVAQFGVRSLPTVVLFKDGQPIDGFSGATTEANIRKMLEKYIEAPNTPEGDLLEQAKAFYKQDNKVEAEALLKELLEQDNTNMPALILYARCLAERGELSEAETILNAVIDDDCKHELVAAKAQLTFLKQAADLPSVEALQFKLQEQPNSDELCYQLAIAQLAQQQYEFAMERLFVLFKHNRTYQDDLPRRTLIQLFDLLGNDHPLVISYRKKLYQALY
- the rsgA gene encoding small ribosomal subunit biogenesis GTPase RsgA, with the translated sequence MAKRQLNRRQRWRIEKIQEERNSRANQRESKLQEELAGGDFGEEQLGLVTAHFGIQAEVESKQGERYRCYLRANLPPLVTGDKVVWRTGNQQNGIITAIQPRASELSRTDSSGRLKIIAANVDLLVIVFAPLPTPYANLLDRYLIAAKHAGIRPLLLFNKLDLVNEQNSSELEDLLNIYRNLNYQILEVSKCLPETIHQLQTALNNHMSVFVGQSGVGKSSLINTLLPEAELRVGALSELTNKGAHTTTTAKLFHLPMGGNLIDSPGIRDFALTHINKEIVEQGFIEFKPYLGHCKFRNCKHQQEPGCALLKAIDEGKIHPKRMSSYRHIITSLELDD
- a CDS encoding OmpW/AlkL family protein is translated as MKKSILATTVLAIALAAPMVQAHKAGDIIIRAGAVTVDPHESSGNVKIKHGPLAGNNIGGRATLDSDTQLGLNFAYMVTDHIGVELLGATPFTHNVRIKGTTLAALGNPALNDVANGKLGKVSHLPPTLSVVYYPADPAQAFQPYMGVGLNYTWFFNESLSNRAKHGTAAYSNFKVKNTWGWAAQIGADYMITDNLMLNAQVRYINIDTQASVSVNGLAGLGYGKNRAKVDLDVNPWVYMVGIGYKFSL